A stretch of Gambusia affinis linkage group LG10, SWU_Gaff_1.0, whole genome shotgun sequence DNA encodes these proteins:
- the LOC122839106 gene encoding tubulin alpha-1B chain-like, whose translation MRECISIHIGQAGVQIGNACWELYCLEHGIQPDGLMPSDKTAGRGDDSFNTFFSETGSGKHVPRAVYVDLEPTVIDEVRTGTYHQLFHPEQLISGKEDAANNYARGHYTIGKEIIDPVLDRIRKLADQCNGLQGFLVFHSFGGGTGSGFTSLLMERLSVDYGKKSKLEFSVYPAPQVSTAVVEPYNSILTTHTTLEHSDCAFMVDNEAIYDICCRNLDIERPTYTNLNRLMSQIVSSITASLRFDGALNVDLTEFQTNLVPYPRIHFPLVTYAPVISAEKAYHEQLTVAEITNSCFEPANQMVKCDPRHGKYMACCLLYRGDVVPKDVNAAIANIKTKRTIQFVDWCPTGFKVGINYQPPTVVPGGDMAKVQRAVCMLSNTTAIAEAWARLDHKFDLMYAKRAFVHWYVGEGMEEGEFSEAREDMAALEKDYEEVGTDSIEGEGEEEGGEY comes from the exons ATG CGTGAGTGTATTTCCATCCATATTGGTCAGGCTGGAGTCCAGATTGGCAATGCCTGCTGGGAGCTGTATTGTCTGGAACATGGCATCCAGCCAGACGGTCTGATGCCGAGTGATAAGACCGCAGGAAGAGGAGACGACTCCTTCAACACCTTCTTCAGTGAGACCGGTTCTGGAAAGCATGTCCCCCGGGCTGTGTATGTGGACTTGGAGCCCACTGTCATTG ATGAGGTGCGCACTGGCACCTACCACCAGCTATTCCACCCTGAGCAGCTGATCAGTGGTAAGGAGGACGCTGCCAACAATTACGCTCGTGGGCACTACACCATCGGAAAGGAGATCATTGATCCTGTTTTGGATAGGATTCGCAAACTG GCTGACCAGTGTAATGGTCTTCAGGGCTTCCTGGTTTTCCATAGCTTCGGTGGAGGCACTGGCTCTGGTTTCACCTCCCTACTGATGGAGCGCCTATCTGTCGACTACGGCAAGAAATCCAAGCTGGAGTTCTCTGTCTACCCGGCTCCGCAGGTGTCCACAGCCGTGGTAGAGCCTTACAACTCCATCCTGACCACCCACACCACCCTGGAGCACTCGGACTGCGCCTTCATGGTGGACAACGAGGCCATCTATGACATCTGCTGTCGGAACCTGGACATCGAGCGCCCCACCTACACCAACCTGAACAGACTGATGAGTCAGATCGTGTCCTCCATCACGGCTTCTCTTCGATTCGACGGCGCGCTCAACGTGGATCTGACCGAGTTCCAGACCAACTTGGTGCCTTATCCACGTATCCACTTCCCTCTGGTCACCTATGCCCCTGTCATCTCTGCTGAGAAGGCTTACCATGAGCAGCTGACCGTAGCTGAAATCACCAACTCTTGCTTTgagccagccaatcagatggTGAAATGTGACCCTCGCCACGGCAAGTACATGGCCTGCTGCCTTTTGTACCGTGGAGATGTGGTGCCCAAAGATGTCAACGCTGCCATTGCCAACATCAAAACTAAGCGCACCATCCAGTTTGTGGACTGGTGCCCCACTGGTTTCAAGGTGGGCATCAACTACCAGCCTCCCACTGTGGTTCCTGGTGGAGACATGGCCAAGGTCCAGAGGGCTGTGTGCATGTTGAGCAACACCACGGCCATTGCAGAGGCCTGGGCTCGGCTCGACCACAAGTTTGATCTGATGTACGCCAAGCGAGCCTTCGTTCATTGGTATGTGGGTGAGGGCATGGAGGAGGGAGAGTTCTCCGAGGCCAGGGAGGACATGGCTGCCCTGGAGAAGGATTATGAAGAGGTCGGTACCGATTCTATTGAAGGGGAGGGTgaggaagaaggaggagaaTATTAA